In a single window of the Luteolibacter yonseiensis genome:
- a CDS encoding arsenate reductase family protein, whose protein sequence is MLTVYAYQKCSTCRDALKWLRDRGIPHEVKAIRETPPTVAELESVLSGTGGDIRKLFNTSGVDYRELGMKDKLPTMDQAAALELLSSNGNLVKRPFVTGDGKTLVGFKESDWAAALG, encoded by the coding sequence ATGCTGACTGTTTACGCCTACCAGAAGTGCTCCACCTGCCGCGACGCCCTCAAATGGCTCAGGGATCGCGGGATTCCCCACGAAGTGAAGGCCATCCGCGAGACCCCGCCCACGGTGGCGGAGCTGGAATCCGTATTATCCGGCACCGGCGGAGACATCCGCAAGCTCTTCAACACCTCCGGCGTGGACTACCGCGAACTCGGCATGAAGGACAAGCTTCCGACAATGGATCAAGCGGCGGCGCTGGAGCTACTCTCGTCCAATGGAAATCTGGTGAAGCGGCCTTTCGTCACCGGGGACGGGAAAACATTGGTGGGATTCAAGGAATCCGACTGGGCGGCCGCGCTGGGTTGA
- a CDS encoding GH92 family glycosyl hydrolase — MQMKKILSAAFLCGFAMSSRAHSQLEYVDPTIGGVGILLEPTRPTVHLPNSMVRVYPVRKDSLDDRIQSFPLTIISHRLGELFAIMPGSGDPGDASWKQPQTYDLENTTPYYYSSRLDDSLIGIEFTPTERCGSFRFTFPNGKPMVLLANRKEGELAMGEDGSVSGVEKFNDMRAYVYGEFSGPVTSSRSEADGRSRLAVSGGAGGGALEFRYGISFISVEQAKKNLAKEIADKDFETIKEEAKNLWNKTLGQIRVEGGTLAQKRVFYTCLYRCYERMVNITEDGQYYSGFDHKVHQDDRPFYVDNWLWDTYRALEPLQTLLNPKQQADKIHSYVRMYEQTGAMPSFAVLWGDYACMTGNHAAPWIADSWFKGVRDYDLKTAYEGLRKNSLDATILPWRNGPKTSLDDFYNKNGYLPSLRPGEKETVAEVHPFERRQSIAVTLEQSYDDWCIAQLAKTLDKQDDAKLFLTRAENYKKLYRAEKGFMWPKDDKGEWIEPFDPKFSGGMGGRDYTTENNVYTYNWDVQHDLKGLAELMGGKNAAEEKLDQLFREDLGRSSVADRDRSKYEFFATFPDSTSMVGQFSMGNEPSFAIPYIYNHLGAPWKTQKRIRQLLDFAYTDTAHGIPGDEDGGGMAAFVVLSMMGFYPELPGVPVYEMGSPVFEKVSIDLQNGKRFEINANGSSRDNKYIKSIRFNDKLSTALWFRHDDVVKGLKIDLEMSDTPNKELGASEEYLPPSGLKVESIDFGPTEERK, encoded by the coding sequence ATTCAAATGAAAAAAATCCTATCCGCCGCGTTCCTTTGTGGTTTCGCAATGAGCAGCCGTGCCCACTCCCAACTTGAGTATGTGGATCCCACCATCGGCGGCGTCGGCATCCTTTTGGAGCCCACCCGGCCGACGGTGCATCTGCCGAACAGCATGGTCCGGGTCTATCCCGTCCGGAAGGACAGCCTCGACGACCGCATCCAGTCGTTCCCACTGACAATCATCTCCCACCGCCTGGGAGAACTGTTCGCCATCATGCCCGGCTCGGGTGATCCGGGCGACGCATCGTGGAAGCAGCCGCAGACCTACGATCTGGAGAATACCACTCCTTATTACTATTCCTCGCGGTTGGATGATTCTCTCATCGGCATCGAATTCACACCGACCGAGAGGTGTGGCTCCTTCAGGTTCACATTCCCGAACGGCAAACCGATGGTCCTGCTGGCGAACCGCAAGGAAGGGGAGCTCGCCATGGGCGAGGACGGCTCGGTTTCCGGCGTGGAAAAGTTCAACGACATGCGGGCCTATGTTTACGGGGAATTCAGCGGACCGGTCACCTCGTCGCGGAGTGAGGCGGACGGGCGGTCGCGGCTCGCGGTGAGCGGTGGCGCTGGAGGAGGTGCGCTGGAGTTCCGCTACGGCATTTCCTTCATCAGTGTGGAACAGGCGAAGAAGAATCTCGCCAAGGAAATCGCGGACAAGGATTTCGAAACGATCAAGGAAGAGGCGAAGAACCTGTGGAACAAGACACTGGGACAGATCCGCGTCGAAGGCGGGACGCTGGCGCAGAAGCGGGTGTTCTACACCTGCCTCTACCGTTGCTACGAGCGGATGGTGAACATCACCGAGGATGGCCAATACTACAGCGGCTTCGATCACAAGGTACATCAGGACGACCGCCCGTTCTACGTGGACAACTGGCTTTGGGATACCTACCGCGCCCTGGAACCGTTGCAAACCCTGCTGAATCCGAAGCAGCAGGCGGACAAGATCCACTCCTACGTCCGCATGTATGAGCAGACGGGCGCCATGCCCTCCTTCGCGGTGTTGTGGGGGGACTACGCCTGCATGACGGGAAACCACGCCGCCCCGTGGATCGCGGATTCATGGTTCAAGGGAGTGCGTGATTATGATCTGAAGACCGCCTACGAAGGCCTGCGCAAGAATTCGCTGGATGCCACCATTCTGCCCTGGCGCAACGGTCCGAAAACATCGCTGGATGATTTCTATAACAAGAACGGCTACCTGCCCTCGCTCCGTCCCGGAGAGAAGGAAACCGTCGCCGAGGTTCATCCTTTCGAGCGCCGCCAGAGCATCGCCGTGACGCTGGAGCAGAGCTATGACGACTGGTGCATCGCCCAACTGGCGAAGACACTGGACAAACAGGACGACGCGAAGCTCTTTCTCACCCGCGCGGAGAATTACAAGAAACTCTATCGCGCCGAGAAGGGTTTCATGTGGCCGAAGGACGACAAGGGCGAATGGATCGAGCCGTTCGATCCGAAGTTCTCGGGCGGGATGGGTGGCCGCGACTATACAACGGAGAACAACGTCTACACCTACAACTGGGACGTCCAGCACGACCTCAAGGGACTGGCGGAACTGATGGGTGGGAAAAATGCCGCCGAGGAGAAACTGGACCAGCTTTTCCGCGAGGACCTGGGAAGATCATCCGTCGCGGACCGGGATCGTTCCAAGTATGAATTCTTCGCGACCTTCCCCGACTCCACCTCCATGGTGGGACAGTTCTCGATGGGCAACGAACCGAGCTTCGCCATCCCCTACATCTACAACCACCTCGGCGCGCCATGGAAGACCCAGAAGCGCATCCGGCAACTGCTGGACTTCGCTTACACCGACACCGCCCACGGCATTCCAGGCGACGAGGACGGCGGTGGCATGGCTGCGTTTGTAGTCCTGTCCATGATGGGCTTCTATCCGGAATTGCCCGGTGTCCCCGTCTATGAAATGGGCAGCCCGGTGTTCGAAAAGGTCTCCATCGACCTCCAGAACGGCAAACGTTTTGAAATCAACGCGAATGGAAGCTCCCGCGATAACAAGTACATCAAGAGCATCCGGTTCAACGACAAGCTCTCCACGGCCCTCTGGTTCCGCCATGATGACGTGGTGAAGGGGCTGAAGATCGACCTAGAGATGTCGGATACCCCGAACAAGGAGCTGGGAGCGTCGGAGGAGTATCTGCCACCGTCTGGGTTGAAGGTGGAGTCAATCGATTTTGGCCCTACTGAGGAACGGAAGTGA
- a CDS encoding DNA cytosine methyltransferase: protein MTRMLSSGLGPSAKEVPSQAHFVGIDLFCGAGGMTLGAQMAGIEVIYAVEKCPHAAATYRLNFPKIPLYTGDIRKLRMLPKKSKGVKSILFGGPPCQGFSTSNQRTRNSQNPNNWLFQEFIRMVQMWNPDYIVMENVKGITETEGGSFLETALNTFKMAGYKMSFSLLNAVDFGVPQRRTRAFFVGARNGGEFVYPCPTTLSEIPVLQAISDLPVLENGACVDEMDYRCKAESAYAKRLRKGANRVTGNIVTKNCKQVIDRYSYVPHGGNWEDIPESLFGNYADRSRCHTGIYKRLDPKKASVVIGNFRKNMLIHPYENRGLSVREAARIQSVPDHFLFSGSIGFQQQQVGNMVPPILAKEVFNRFF, encoded by the coding sequence ATGACCCGGATGCTAAGTAGCGGACTGGGTCCAAGTGCGAAAGAGGTTCCGAGTCAAGCTCATTTTGTGGGTATCGACCTTTTCTGCGGTGCTGGTGGAATGACTTTGGGTGCCCAAATGGCTGGGATTGAGGTTATTTACGCAGTGGAAAAGTGTCCCCATGCAGCAGCAACCTACAGACTGAATTTCCCAAAAATTCCATTGTATACTGGGGACATTCGAAAACTACGCATGCTCCCTAAGAAGTCCAAAGGAGTTAAAAGTATATTGTTCGGTGGTCCTCCATGTCAGGGTTTTTCGACTTCTAACCAAAGAACCAGAAATTCACAGAATCCAAATAATTGGTTGTTTCAGGAATTCATTCGAATGGTCCAAATGTGGAATCCTGACTACATTGTCATGGAAAATGTCAAAGGTATCACCGAAACCGAAGGTGGTAGTTTTTTGGAAACCGCCCTGAACACCTTTAAAATGGCAGGTTACAAGATGTCATTTAGTCTTCTTAATGCTGTCGATTTCGGGGTTCCTCAACGGCGGACCCGAGCATTCTTCGTCGGCGCTAGGAATGGCGGGGAGTTTGTATATCCTTGTCCCACGACTCTTTCGGAAATTCCGGTTTTGCAAGCTATCAGCGATCTTCCTGTATTGGAAAATGGGGCTTGTGTTGATGAGATGGATTATCGTTGCAAGGCTGAATCAGCCTACGCGAAGAGACTCAGAAAGGGAGCAAATCGTGTTACCGGGAACATTGTTACCAAAAATTGTAAGCAGGTGATAGATAGGTATAGCTATGTCCCTCATGGTGGAAACTGGGAAGATATCCCTGAATCATTGTTTGGTAATTATGCAGATCGATCCCGCTGCCACACGGGAATATACAAGAGATTGGATCCTAAAAAGGCATCTGTCGTGATCGGTAATTTCAGGAAAAACATGTTAATCCATCCATATGAAAACAGGGGATTGTCTGTCAGAGAGGCTGCCCGAATTCAATCGGTTCCTGATCATTTCTTGTTTTCAGGTTCTATAGGATTCCAGCAGCAGCAAGTTGGTAATATGGTGCCACCGATTTTGGCAAAGGAAGTTTTCAATAGGTTCTTCTAA
- a CDS encoding HD domain-containing protein, with translation MSDYTTNGYLISLLQKAASDTSHSDHSDAKAYYAKFRALEVEFFEKVHPFVDVGLAMNEAKISDGAVSNVFTVHGCRHISDLIKSLDKLSKETSGQSDTPITVLEAYILLCAAHVHDAANVLKREGHPERCNEVIIKYKELFISSACQQIYDVARVHGGRHPDFGKDTFRSLNVDSIKPPRLLLLAAFLRLGDELSENEERVPQPVVAHHEISDRSKLAHAYAKCFNSFELRGEALYIVFGVYPSEHNLSVTIDDKKISFYDFLEEKINVIDKESRYCSQYARPAFHISKINVTVRKYKTERPSQVEISEEFTLSLNHGYPDLDHSLCQRSPELTQKKIMTLAECFSVGARDTVPVLSIGKKGPFATILGYLKK, from the coding sequence ATGAGTGATTATACTACAAACGGGTATCTGATTTCACTGCTGCAAAAGGCCGCATCAGACACTTCTCATTCGGATCATTCGGATGCGAAAGCCTATTATGCGAAGTTTCGTGCGCTCGAGGTGGAATTTTTTGAAAAAGTTCACCCGTTTGTCGACGTAGGGCTGGCAATGAACGAGGCGAAAATCTCTGATGGAGCTGTGTCAAACGTTTTTACGGTCCACGGGTGTCGTCATATTTCCGATCTGATAAAAAGTCTCGATAAGCTATCTAAAGAAACGTCCGGTCAGTCAGATACTCCCATCACAGTCCTGGAGGCTTATATTTTACTGTGTGCTGCACACGTTCATGACGCTGCAAATGTACTGAAGCGAGAGGGGCATCCAGAACGGTGCAATGAAGTAATCATCAAATACAAGGAATTGTTTATAAGTAGCGCTTGTCAACAAATTTATGATGTCGCGCGTGTGCATGGCGGACGCCATCCGGATTTTGGAAAAGACACCTTTAGAAGTTTAAATGTCGATAGTATAAAGCCTCCAAGGCTCCTGTTGCTTGCCGCCTTCCTGCGGTTGGGAGACGAACTTTCGGAAAATGAAGAGAGAGTGCCGCAACCGGTAGTGGCTCATCACGAAATTTCAGACCGAAGCAAGCTGGCACATGCATACGCCAAATGCTTCAATTCTTTTGAACTAAGAGGTGAAGCTCTTTATATCGTTTTTGGTGTATATCCATCCGAACATAACCTTAGTGTTACCATAGATGATAAAAAAATTAGCTTTTATGATTTTCTGGAAGAAAAGATAAATGTGATCGATAAAGAATCTAGATACTGTTCGCAATATGCGAGACCGGCATTTCATATAAGCAAGATAAATGTTACAGTGAGAAAATATAAGACCGAGCGTCCAAGTCAAGTTGAGATTTCGGAGGAGTTCACTCTATCTCTCAATCATGGTTATCCTGATTTAGATCATTCATTGTGCCAAAGATCACCAGAACTTACTCAGAAGAAAATCATGACACTTGCAGAGTGCTTTTCGGTTGGTGCTAGAGATACTGTGCCAGTTCTATCGATTGGAAAAAAAGGACCATTTGCTACGATATTGGGATACTTAAAAAAATAG